From Glycine max cultivar Williams 82 chromosome 11, Glycine_max_v4.0, whole genome shotgun sequence, the proteins below share one genomic window:
- the LOC100807700 gene encoding pentatricopeptide repeat-containing protein At1g06710, mitochondrial, translating into MRKRELNSLASRSLQFLKPKPFSTSSSHHPLPGLLPPEETSPLDSSPDLSQHYAFLRTSLLNSATTQTSNDALSISNAIRTGFGAETQNFLRQFRGRLSEPLVVEVMNLVKHPEFCVEFFLWASRQIGYSHTPVVYNALIELLCCNAVNNDRVSHKFLMQIRDDDRELLRKLLNFLIQKCCRNGMWNVALEELGRLKDFGYKASPTTYNALIQVFLRADKLDTAFLVHREMSNSGFRMDGCTLGCFAYSLCKAGRCGDALSLLEKEEFVPDTVFYNRMVSGLCEASLFQEAMDILDRMRSISCIPNVVTYRILLSGCLGKGQLGRCKRILSMMMTEGCYPNREMFNSLVHAYCKSRDYSYAYKLFKKMIKCGCQPGYLLYNIFIGSICSNEELPGSDLLELAEKAYSEMLDLGVVLNKVNVSNFARCLCGAGKFDKAFEIICEMMSKGFVPDDSTYSKVIGFLCDASKVEKAFLLFEEMKKNGIVPSVYTYTILIDSFCKAGLIQQARNWFDEMLRDNCTPNVVTYTSLIHAYLKARKVFDANKLFEMMLLEGSKPNVVTYTALIDGHCKAGQIDKACQIYARMQGDIESSDIDMYFKLDDNDCETPNIITYGALVDGLCKANRVEEAHELLDTMSVNGCEPNQIVYDALIDGFCKTGKLENAQEVFVKMSERGYCPNLYTYSSLINSLFKEKRLDLVLKVLSKMLENSCTPNVVIYTDMIDGLCKVGKTEEAYRLMLKMEEVGCYPNVITYTAMIDGFGKIGKIEQCLELYRDMCSKGCAPNFITYRVLINHCCSTGLLDEAHRLLDEMKQTYWPRHISSYRKIIEGFNREFITSIGLLDELSENESVPVESLYRILIDNFIKAGRLEGALNLLEEISSSPSLAVANKYLYTSLIESLSHASKVDKAFELYASMINKNVVPELSTFVHLIKGLTRVGKWQEALQLSDSICQMDIHWLHEEVPMRISF; encoded by the exons ATGAGGAAGAGAGAGTTGAACAGTCTTGCCTCTCGCTCTCTCCAATTCTTAAAACCAAAACCCTTTTCCACATCTTCTTCGCATCACCCTCTCCCAGGACTCCTTCCTCCTGAAGAAACTTCTCCGCTCGATTCTTCCCCCGATTTGTCGCAACACTACGCATTCCTCCGCACCTCTTTGCTCAATTCCGCCACCACCCAAACCTCTAACGACGCCCTATCCATCTCAAACGCAATCAGAACCGGCTTTGGCGCCGAAACCCAAAATTTCCTGAGGCAGTTCCGGGGTAGGTTAAGCGAACCTTTGGTTGTTGAGGTGATGAATCTCGTTAAACACCCCGAGTTCTGTGTCGAGTTTTTCCTCTGGGCGAGTCGCCAAATCGGTTACTCCCACACTCCGGTGGTATACAATGCGCTAATTGAGTTACTGTGTTGCAATGCCGTTAATAATGATAGAGTCTCTCACAAGTTCTTGATGCAAATCAGGGATGATGATAGGGAGCTGCTTCGCAAGTTGCTCAATTTTCTCATTCAAAAGTGTTGCAGGAATGGAATGTGGAATGTGGCATTGGAAGAGCTGGGGAGGCTCAAGGATTTTGGCTACAAGGCTTCTCCCACCACTTATAATGCTTTGATTCAGGTTTTTCTTAGGGCTGATAAGTTAGATACTGCTTTTTTGGTTCATAGAGAGATGTCGAATTCTGGGTTTCGTATGGATGGGTGTACTCTGGGTTGTTTTGCCTATTCCCTCTGCAAAGCGGGAAGGTGTGGGGATGCGCTGAGTTTGCTTGAGAAGGAGGAGTTTGTTCCTGATACGGTTTTTTATAATAGGATGGTTTCCGGGTTGTGTGAGGCTTCACTTTTTCAAGAAGCTATGGATATCTTGGATCGAATGCGGTCTATTTCCTGCATTCCCAATGTTGTCACTTATAGGATTTTGCTCTCTGGTTGTTTGGGGAAAGGGCAGCTGGGCAGGTGCAAGAGAATTCTTAGCATGATGATGACTGAAGGCTGTTATCCGAATCGGGAGATGTTTAATTCTCTTGTACATGCTTATTGTAAATCAAGGGATTACTCTTATGCATATAAGTTGttcaagaaaatgataaaatgcgGGTGCCAGCCTGGCTATTTGctttataatatattcattggTAGTATATGTAGCAACGAGGAGCTGCCTGGCTCGGATCTGTTGGAATTGGCTGAAAAGGCTTATAGTGAGATGCTTGATTTGGGGGTCGTGTTAAATAAGGTCAATGTCAGCAATTTTGCGCGGTGTCTCTGTGGAGCTGGAAAGTTTGATAAAGCCTTTGAGATTATATGCGAAATGATGAGCAAGGGTTTTGTTCCCGATGATAGTACGTATTCTAAAGTGATTGGTTTTCTTTGTGATGCCTCCAAGGTAGAGAAGGCTTTTTTGTTATtcgaagaaatgaaaaagaatggCATTGTTCCCAGTGTGTATACATATACTATTTTAATTGATAGCTTTTGCAAAGCTGGCCTTATTCAACAGGCTCGCAATTGGTTTGATGAAATGTTAAGAGACAATTGCACCCCAAATGTGGTGACTTATACTTCTCTTATTCATGCATACCTGAAAGCAAGAAAGGTGTTTGATGCAAATAAACTATTTGAGATGATGTTGCTTGAAGGTTCCAAGCCAAATGTTGTTACATATACAGCTTTAATTGATGGTCATTGTAAGGCTGGGCAGATAGATAAAGCTTGTCAGATCTATGCCAGAATGCAAGGTGACATAGAATCCTCTGACATTGACATGTATTTTAAGCTAGATGACAACGATTGTGAAACACCAAATATTATTACATATGGGGCTTTGGTGGATGGTTTATGCAAAGCGAACAGGGTTGAAGAAGCCCATGAATTATTGGATACCATGTCAGTTAATGGTTGTGAGCCCAACCAAATAGTGTATGATGCTCTTATAGATGGGTTTTGCAAGACTGGAAAGCTTGAAAATGCACAAGAGGTGTTTGTGAAGATGTCAGAGCGTGGATACTGTCCAAATTTGTATACCTACAGCTCTCTAATTAATAgtctatttaaagaaaaaagattggATCTTGTTTTGAAAGTGTTGTCCAAGATGCTCGAGAATTCTTGCACTCCCAATGTTGTTATTTACACAGACATGATTGATGGCCTCTGTAAAGTTGGAAAGACAGAAGAAGCTTACAGGCTCATGCTTAAAATGGAAGAAGTGGGTTGTTATCCAAATGTTATAACTTATACTGCAATGATTGATGGCTTtggaaaaataggaaaaattgAACAGTGCCTTGAGCTATATAGAGATATGTGCTCAAAGGGTTGTGCACCAAATTTTATAACCTATAGGGTCTTGATAAATCATTGTTGTTCCACTGGCCTTCTTGATGAAGCACACAGACTTCTAGATGAAATGAAACAGACGTATTGGCCAAGGCATATATCAAGTTACCGTAAAATTATTGAGGGCTTTAACCGAGAGTTTATAACCTCGATTGGGCTTTTAGATGAGCTGAGTGAGAATGAATCAGTGCCAGTTGAGTCTTTATACAGAATTTTGATTGATAATTTTATCAAGGCTGGAAGACTGGAAGGTGCATTGAATCTACTTGAAGAGATTTCATCATCTCCAAGCCTTGCAGTTGCCAACAAATATCTATATACTTCTTTAATTGAGAGTCTGTCACATGCAAGTAAGGTTGATAAAGCCTTTGAGCTTTATGCAAGCATGATAAATAAGAATGTGGTTCCAGAGCTTAGCACATTTGTCCACCTCATCAAAGGCCTTACCAGGGTTGGTAAGTGGCAAGAAGCACTACAATTATCAGACAGCATATGCCAAATG GATATCCACTGGCTTCATGAAGAGGTACCAATGCGAATTAGTTTCTGA
- the LOC100800068 gene encoding dehydrodolichyl diphosphate synthase complex subunit NUS1 isoform X1 yields MILCFWFSFRLVQVGNLGLQLPWYFLQIIVSAWYFISVVGNLFESYFISLKKYKSLHSGKVRYLAIVIESEEAYQISKVVKLSQWLDSIGVKNVCLYDMNGMKRFEESVMLKFLLLGPYNSIFFELFILGVLKKSKETMFQKLKNAKSIEEVSEVVTLHAPDHMTLEFLSYLDGKEAVAKAANLIFVENSKRHNLGGELDLQILLEPQMNKALQIVGSKGPEPDLLLVYGPVRSHLGFPAWRLRYTEIIHMGSLNFMRYGSLMKVINNFTKVHQNYGT; encoded by the exons atgattttgtgtttttggttcTCTTTTAG GCTTGTACAGGTTGGAAATCTTGGGCTTCAGCTGCCATGGTACTTTCTGCAAATAATTGTCAGCGCATGGTATTTCATATCAGTCGTGGGTAATTTGTTTGAAAGCTATTTCATCTCTTTAAAGAAATACAAGTCTCTTCATTCGGGAAAGGTTCGGTACCTTGCCATTGTCATAGAAAGTGAAGAAGCTTATCAGATTTCCAAAGTTGTTAAACTTTCGCAGTGGCTTGACTCTATTGGTGTAAAGAATGTGTGCCTTTATGACATGAATGGTATGAAAAGGTTTGAAGAATCAGTGATGTTAAAGTTTCTTTTACTCGGGCCATATAATAGTATTTTCTTTGAACTCTTCATCCTAGGAGTATTGAAGAAGTCTAAGGAAACCATGTTTCAAAAATTGAAGAATGCAAAATCCATTGAG GAAGTTAGTGAAGTCGTCACACTCCATGCTCCAGATCACATGACTTTAGAATTTCTTTCTTATCTGGATGGGAAGGAGGCAGTGGCCAAAGCAGCTAACTTGATTTTTGTGGAAAACTCGAAACGACATAACTTGGGTGGAGAACTAGATCTTCAAATCTTGTTAGAACCTCAAATGAATAAAGCATTGCAAATTGTTG GTAGCAAAGGCCCCGAGCCTGACCTTTTATTGGTTTATGGACCTGTGAGGAGCCATCTTGGTTTTCCTGCATGGAGACTTCGTTACACAGAGATCAT ACATATGGGATCATTGAACTTCATGAGATATGGTTCCTTAATGAAAGTCATTAACAACTTCACGAAAGTGCACCAAAATTATG GTACGTAG
- the LOC100800068 gene encoding dehydrodolichyl diphosphate synthase complex subunit NUS1 isoform X2, with the protein MILCFWFSFRLVQVGNLGLQLPWYFLQIIVSAWYFISVVGNLFESYFISLKKYKSLHSGKVRYLAIVIESEEAYQISKVVKLSQWLDSIGVKNVCLYDMNGVLKKSKETMFQKLKNAKSIEEVSEVVTLHAPDHMTLEFLSYLDGKEAVAKAANLIFVENSKRHNLGGELDLQILLEPQMNKALQIVGSKGPEPDLLLVYGPVRSHLGFPAWRLRYTEIIHMGSLNFMRYGSLMKVINNFTKVHQNYGT; encoded by the exons atgattttgtgtttttggttcTCTTTTAG GCTTGTACAGGTTGGAAATCTTGGGCTTCAGCTGCCATGGTACTTTCTGCAAATAATTGTCAGCGCATGGTATTTCATATCAGTCGTGGGTAATTTGTTTGAAAGCTATTTCATCTCTTTAAAGAAATACAAGTCTCTTCATTCGGGAAAGGTTCGGTACCTTGCCATTGTCATAGAAAGTGAAGAAGCTTATCAGATTTCCAAAGTTGTTAAACTTTCGCAGTGGCTTGACTCTATTGGTGTAAAGAATGTGTGCCTTTATGACATGAATG GAGTATTGAAGAAGTCTAAGGAAACCATGTTTCAAAAATTGAAGAATGCAAAATCCATTGAG GAAGTTAGTGAAGTCGTCACACTCCATGCTCCAGATCACATGACTTTAGAATTTCTTTCTTATCTGGATGGGAAGGAGGCAGTGGCCAAAGCAGCTAACTTGATTTTTGTGGAAAACTCGAAACGACATAACTTGGGTGGAGAACTAGATCTTCAAATCTTGTTAGAACCTCAAATGAATAAAGCATTGCAAATTGTTG GTAGCAAAGGCCCCGAGCCTGACCTTTTATTGGTTTATGGACCTGTGAGGAGCCATCTTGGTTTTCCTGCATGGAGACTTCGTTACACAGAGATCAT ACATATGGGATCATTGAACTTCATGAGATATGGTTCCTTAATGAAAGTCATTAACAACTTCACGAAAGTGCACCAAAATTATG GTACGTAG